The genomic region GTACTACGACTCCGTGGTCCTCATGCAGTTGCAGCGCGCCCTGCTCGATGAGCCGGGTGTCCTCGACGCGGGTGTGGTGATGGGGACAGACGCCAACAAGGAGATTTTGGCGCAAAACAACCTGCTCACCGAGGAAGCCCGCTCCGCAAACCCCGAAGACCTTGTGATTGCCATCCGTGCTGAAAGTGAAGAGGCGGCGCGCGCGGCGCTCTCGCGCGTGGACGCCCTGCTCCAACGCCGCCAGGCGCAAACCCAATCGCTCTATCGCCCTCGCTCGCTGGAAAACGCCCTTCGCCAGTTGCCCGAAGCCGAATGGGTGCTCGTCTCTGTGCCTGGGCGCTACGCCGCGGGTGTGGCGCGCGACGCCTTGCGGCTCAACCGTCACGTCTTCCTGTACAGCGACAATGTGCCGCTGGATGATGAGATTGCGCTGAAACGCGACGCCGCCGCCAAGGGGCTGCTCGTTATGGGACCCGACTGCGGGACGGCGATTGTCAACGGTGTGGGGCTGGGCTTTGCCAACAAGGTGCGCCGTGGCCCGATTGGCATGGTTGCAGCGGCGGGAACGGGCTTGCAGGAAGTGAGCACGCGCATTCACCGCCTGGGCGGCGGCTTGACGCACGCGTTTGGCACCGGCACACACGACCTGAGCGCCGCTGTTGGGGCGATCACCACCTTGCAGGCGCTCGACCTGCTTGCCCGCGACCCCAACACACGTGTGATTGTGCTCGTCTCCAAACCCCCCGACCCCGTTGTGGTGGAAGAGGTTCTGCGTGCCGCGCGCGCCACAGGCAAGCCGACCGTCATCAACTTCATCGGCTACAATGCGCCGCGCGCACAGGACGGCAACCTGTTCTTCACGCGCACCCTGGCTGAAACCGCCGAGCAGGCTGTGCGCCTTGCCGAAGAGACCACCGCCACGGTAGAACCGCCCGACACCGCCGGCTTTGCCGCGGAACAACGCTTTTTGCGCGGCTTGTTTTCGGGGGGCACACTGGCTTACGAAGCGCTCTTGCTCCTGCGCGGCTACCTGCCCGCCGTCTATTCCAACGCACCGCTCGATCCAGCCTACGCCCTCGACGACCCTACCACCACGCGCGAACATACCGTGCTTGACCTGGGCGCGGACGAGTTTACCGTGGGGCGCTTGCACCCCATGATTGACAACGACCTGCGCATCCGCTTCCTGGAGCGTGAAGCGGCTGACCCCGCTGTCGCCGTCATCCTGCTGGATGTGGTGCTGGGCTACGGGGCGCATCCCAACCCCGCGGCAGAACTGGCGCCGGCTGTGGAACGGGTGCGCGCCGCCGCCGCATCGGCTGGTCGGCGCTTGGATGTGGGCGTGGTGGTGGTTGGCACCGACGACGACCCCCAAAAGTACGCGGAACAGGTGGCAATGTTTGAACAGGCAGGGGCGCGCTGTTTCCCCACCAACGCCGATATGGTGCGCTGGGCGGGGGCGCTGGTACAGCGGCTGACACTGCACCATCGTATCCGTCCCGTTGACCTGGCGCGCATCGAAAAACCGTTTGCCGCCGTCAATGTCGGCATCGAAACGTTCTATCAGAGCATGGAAGCCCAGGATGTGCCGGTGGTGTGGGTTGACTGGCGACCGCCCGCAGGGGGCAACGAGCGGCTTATGTCCATCCTGGAACGCATGAAAAAACGCCCATCTTGAACAGGGGGCGTGGACTATTGCGCCGCTTGCAAAAGCGTGCGAAGCCCCAACCGTTGCGCCCACGTTTCGAGATAGGCGCGGTCGAGCGTGTTGCCCTGCGTGTGAAGCATGTCCACCGCATCGTCCCACCAGGCAATCTGCTCGCCGCCGCTGCGGTTGTACCAGTGGAGACTGCTCAGAATGGCGTCTTCGGGGCTGACAAGCCAAACCAAGCGCCGCCGCCCTAAACCGTGCTCGCGACGCCGCGCGAGAATTTCGGTCTCAAATGGGGGGCGCGCCAGCCAAATGCGCACGTCGAAAAGTGTCGCCAGCCGTTTCAGACGCAGGGAACGGGGCGGCTGGGCTGGCTCAGAGCGTTCAACTTCAACATGGAAAAGCGTTTGCGCCTTTTCCTCGAACGCCGCTCTCTGCTC from Ardenticatena maritima harbors:
- the fdrA gene encoding acyl-CoA synthetase FdrA, which gives rise to MSHVQIEIRKGAYYDSVVLMQLQRALLDEPGVLDAGVVMGTDANKEILAQNNLLTEEARSANPEDLVIAIRAESEEAARAALSRVDALLQRRQAQTQSLYRPRSLENALRQLPEAEWVLVSVPGRYAAGVARDALRLNRHVFLYSDNVPLDDEIALKRDAAAKGLLVMGPDCGTAIVNGVGLGFANKVRRGPIGMVAAAGTGLQEVSTRIHRLGGGLTHAFGTGTHDLSAAVGAITTLQALDLLARDPNTRVIVLVSKPPDPVVVEEVLRAARATGKPTVINFIGYNAPRAQDGNLFFTRTLAETAEQAVRLAEETTATVEPPDTAGFAAEQRFLRGLFSGGTLAYEALLLLRGYLPAVYSNAPLDPAYALDDPTTTREHTVLDLGADEFTVGRLHPMIDNDLRIRFLEREAADPAVAVILLDVVLGYGAHPNPAAELAPAVERVRAAAASAGRRLDVGVVVVGTDDDPQKYAEQVAMFEQAGARCFPTNADMVRWAGALVQRLTLHHRIRPVDLARIEKPFAAVNVGIETFYQSMEAQDVPVVWVDWRPPAGGNERLMSILERMKKRPS